The genomic stretch GGAATGTCCATCTTGAGTTTATTCACCATCAGATCAAAAAACGATTTTGCTTCATCAACCTTCCCCACCATAACCAACCCACCAACCAACTTATTATAAACGGCTAAATTTGGCCTCAACTTGGAATCAACCATCTTCCTGAAATACTCAGCTGCATCATCAGGCCTGTTCTCCTTTAAACAAGTATCCATCAACATAACAAATGTAAACTCATCTGGGTTCACTCCCTTGTCTCCCATTTCTCCATAAAGTTCCTCAGCTTCTGTCAACATTCCATTATTACACAATTGCTCGATCAAAACATTGAATGATAAGGTATCCGGACTACATCTATAATCACCCATCTTCCTAAAGACCTCAATGGCATCCTTATATCTTCCCTGCAAACAATAACCTTCTGCCATCACATTAAAGCTACCCAAATTCACTGCTAGACGCATTGGAGGATTATGCTCCTCTATCATTCTATCAAATAACTTCAAGGCCTCATCAAACTTACCATTCTTGCTCAAAGAATCCAATACAGAATTATAGGCTGCAGCATTCATCTTCACTTTTGAATTCGCTCCAATAGCCTCTTCATAACACTCCATGGCCTCCTTCTCCATTCCCCTCATGAAATACCCTTTCATCAAGCTCCCATACACAATCCCATCTTCCAAAACCCCTCCCAACTTCTCCTTCAACTCTTCATATAACTTAAAAACCCCATCCACATCCGAGTTCCTAACACAACCCACCATCAAATggttgtaaacaatgggatcagGCTCGAACCCTTTGACATCCATTTCCATTTTCAACTCCAAAGCCCGCTCCAACCTGTTATTATCCACCAACCCTTTGACAAGAATCCGATACGTAGTAGGGGAAGGGTTGAAAGGCGCATCATTAATCAACTGCTTGTAATGTTCCATGGCGGTATCGGGCTTCCGACAATCCAAATAAGTCTGAAAAATCAAATTATGGGTTATGATATTCGGGGCAACACCGGCCTGTGTGATGAACCGGTGAAGAGAAAGAAGGTCCGCGTATTTGGACTGACGTAACAGAGCATTGAGCACCGAGTTGACAGTAAAAATGGTGGGACGACAGTTAGAATAAATAGAGTGTCGAGTGTATAGAGCAGCTTCCTCGAGATCATTCTGGCGAATAAGAGTGAGAATTCGATTATGAAGATTAAGGCGATTACCTGTGAGCGCAGAAACGTGTTCTGGGAGTTTTGGGGCATTGGGGTTTTGAGATTTTTGTGGCTGAGATTGTTGCTGTTGCTGTTGTTGCTGGGAGCGTCGGAGGGAAGAGAGAGGTGGTTCGATACGGAGGCGGCGCTTACGGCGGCGGCGCTCAGCGGAAGCTTCTTCCGGGGTGGCGAAGGAGAGGAATCGAATGGAGAGAAATGAGGGCTGGGGAGAAaggcggtggtggtggtggggttTAGCTAGGGTTTTAAGGTGGGTTAAGAATGTGGATTTGGACAGAGCCATTTTGATAGATTTAGGGGATTTCGGGATTGAATTTGGGAATGGgatttagaagaagaagaagaaagaaattttGTTTAGGGTTTGGATTTGAATGAGTAGAGATTGAAGGATTGCGTTCTAGAAAGATAGGGTTCTGAGAGGGTTTACAAAGATAGCCATTGACACAGAAGAGAGAGAGGGACTTGGTTTGGTTTAGAATGATATGAAAAGTGGATAATCCTCTGCTCTTTCCTAGCCCAATTAACAATGAGCCGAAAGATTGTCCATTTGGGCTTGGACCTGGGCCTTTAGCTATCTCAGACGGAATTAGAGGAAATTACCATATTTTTCgtaaaaaagtacaagatttgacatcaatcttcttctcttttttttgtttttttaaaaaatatggttgGAAGAAACAAGTGTGTTTGGTTGAAATAAACTGACATGTGACCGTGTCTAatgcaccaaaacattacacaCAATGACCGATGTGACACTGATTTTTATAATAGTAGGTCTCATCTGAAACAAATGTGACTGGTTAGAAGAAACTGACATTTCACTATGTGTAATATTTTTATGCATAATTTAGGTGCATAGATCATTACCCTTTTCCTAAGACATCAACTATTTCCTGATAAAATGCAAcatcaaatgtttttttttacttGAAAAATTGAAACTCTAAATATGTTGAAGAGAAAACTTTATTTTTTGAGATAAAACAATGGTGGATGacataattttgaaaaaaaaaagttgatatcacaaaaaatatatatctaaatttgatatattaaaaaataaccCAAATATGGGTAGATGTGAAAAAATCCCATCAAATTATTCTTCATGATTGATATCACTACCTTGAACCTTCTAGtagatttatataattttattttgatGGTTTACTGGTAAATTATAAAACAGTTGTTATTAGTATGTACAAATTTATACATACCAATAATTCTAATAGTGTGTTACAATAGTAGAGTAGTAAATCACataaagttgtaaatatttgtaATTCTAAATATGGTTCTATAGTTCATTactcacacacaaaaaaaaaaggtgGCATTTGTGAAGTTCTCTTATATCTAATCCATTCTTATACAAATAAGCTATTTTTGGTTGtttaatgaaaatataaaatataaacccaAGATTTTCCATTGAATTATTTTGATTAGGTTCAATAaactaaaatataattaaaaatcaaataaaagtTATCTAATGTTTAAAATGTTTGGTTAATGTTCATTCATGGTCTTAAAAGTATATTTGACAATTTTGAGAGCGCAGTGAAATTTgaaatatttatttgtttgtgTTGGGATGGCAGTTGAAATTTTGGGCTGCAGGCCAACTATTTCAATCAATTAAAGTATTTCAATTAGAGTTAAAACCCATATGTTTAGACTAATTTTTCTTTATCTCTATTCTCTAACCCGATTAAGTATATGAAATTGATTATTTACTACTTAATAATTTCCTCTCATAAAATAATCTTTTTTGGACATTAGATCTTTATTTAATAATCTTTGTTAGGGTATCAAGGGTTAATTGAAAtgtttttaattaagttttcctactcatgtttttttattaatttttagttcacatatattaacatattTTTACGAAATACAAAATTACACTTGTGCATGAAGCATGAGTAATTAGAAAACAGGCCATATTATTTAAGACAATTTTCATGTGtgaatatttttaattacatttaaaagaaaatattttttttttctaatttcttTTGTTGTGATCCACGTGCTAGTCAAAACCACCCAAAGAAACCCTAGTATGCTTGTTttcaaacaaaaaagatataTGATTGACAACATCTTATATTTGATAGGGAAATTTGCGGCATTAATCTTTATAGGGTTATTACCGGCGAAAATACCCAATGTTTACATGTTGTTCCACTTATACACCCAATATTTATTTTTCGCGGTGAATATACTCAAACCCACATGAACTGTGTCTCAGTCACTACTTTACCCCTAACAGCGTTAAAAACGCTTACGTGGCCAATTGCGTGTACAAAACCAGACACATCATTTAGCCCaggtaagtttttaattattgattgaaaaaaaaaagctttaaatccttaaataccatATGCACGAGAGATCTCcattgtagaagaagaagaagaagagagaagagatgAAAGGGGAAGACCCAAGTGTGTCTTGGGGCGAATCAATAAACCGAGGTGGAGCCAAAATGAGGTCGTCGAGATCTAGGGCACAAGGTGTATATCAAGCTTGTCGTAAGCATTGTGATTGTGGGGCAGAAACAGTGGAGAGGACATCATGGACCGATGATAATCCAGGGAGACGGTTCAAATCTTGCTATAGGATGAAAGTGAGCCTATTTATATTTTTTGTCTTCTTTTTCCTTTATATATTATTAGCTtggaaataaattaattcaagaaAACTATTTGTGAACAGTGGAATGGGGGTTGTAACTATTTCCAATGGATTGACCCCCCTATGTGTGAAAGGTCAAAGATGGTGATACCTGATTTGCTAAGAAGAGTACGTGAGTTTGATGGTGATCTGGGCAGATATTATGAATATGAAGATAGATATGAGTCTTGCTTTGAACCTAGTGTGGAGTCTTTTCAATGTCAAAATTGTGGCTATATGAATGGGAGTTTGGATGGAAGAGTTCATGCAAGTTCCTGGTTGGTAAAGGGAAATGTGAGGAAGatgatgttgtttttttttttttttgtaattgtgtattggctgaaaaaaattatgtaatgTTCGACTTCCCTGTTTATTGTATTTAGTGTTGCTTTCAAGcataataaaaattatgtattttatttagtGTTCGACCCTTCTCTGAAAAAAAAATCACGGCTTCATTGAATGtaaaagaaatatatttatttagtGTTGCTTTCAAGCATAATAGAATGATGCACCAAACCAGATATTTTGTCATTGATTAATATTTTCAACTTTACAGAGCAAACATATGACATATTAAGTAGCATAATGTCTACATGTCAAAAGTATTCCTAATGGCCAAGATGTCCCAAAATATTGATAAAGTCAGACTGAATATGTACATGTCAAAAGTATGGTAATGCCTATATTGTATGGCGACTACACCAAAaagaaaacaagttttctacatcAAAAGGGTTTAAGATTAAAGAGCAGCTTCTTAGTTGGTCTGAGATGTGGAACCACCATTCCTTTGCTTCTGTCTCTTAGCTCGCTCCTTCCTTTTAATAGTTTCAGTAGTAGGATTCTGAGATGGTGGTCTTCCTCTCTTTTTTTGCCTTGCAGGCTGTAATTAAACCAAAAACATAACTCATCATACTTAAGCAAATCACATTCATTTTAACTACAAATGAATACAAGTCTGGCATACCGTGTACCAAGATTACCTCCATAGTTGCATTCTTGCATGTTACTCGTGAATGGCCTGTTTGCTTACAATTGCTGCAGTGATTAACTTGGCCAACTCTCCTAGCCTTTGTTGCAGTAGTAGGTGGTGGTTCATCTGCCTCTTTGTTTCTAGACTTTTTAGGCCTTCCAGGTAAAATTGTCTCTGTTGGAGGATGTATCGGATTCAGACCAGTGTCAGGCCACTTATCTGGGCTAGGCATTGGTTCGATTGGTGTCGCATAAGTTTCTTCATATGCTTGCCTCTTGTAGTAGTCATCTATGAATCCCACTGGATCTAGGTTTGAAAACCAGATAGCAGCTAAAGCATGCCCACATGGTATGCCAGACAATTGGAATAGCCTACATGTGCATGTTTTCGTTTCCAAGTTCACAACAAATGACTGAGCATTGATGCTTTGCAATAAATTTACCTGGAACTTACCACCTCCAGCAAGCATAGGGAAACAATGCTTAGCAACATTCTTGTTTTTCTCAATGATGTCCATAATTCTTTTGGAAACAGGATGCACCCACTTAGAGACACTCATTCTTCTATTGCAAAACAAACTCATCATCTGGCATCAAGGATGGCATTGTTGATAATAGACACTCATTAATGCCTAATATTTTCTAGCAAAGTGATAATAGATTTATCTCTGGCATCAAGGATGGCATTGTTGAAACTTTCACAGAGGTTATTAATAAGAAGGTTACATTTCACATGCTCCCTGAAATGAGACTTGGTCCATTCTTCTGGGTTTTTTTTCATCAGCCATTCATACGCCTTGAAATTCTCTTGCTTAATTTCATTCATCCTATTTTTCCATTCCACTTTAGTTGTTGCCCTTGCAGCGGCCCACATCATTTGCTTAAGTAAGAGTCCagggaattgcttcttgaaattgGCATGCATATGTCTCACACAGAATCTCACTTCCGAACCTTGAAATACAATACTTAATGCTATTTCTAAGCCCTTTTGCCTATCTGAAATCATTGTTAATCTCTCTGGTTCATCAATCTTCAAATCCTCCTTCAATAAATTTAAAAACCATGTCCAGCTACCTGTGTACTCCTTCTCCACTACAGCATAAGCCACTGGAAACATGGCATTTGCTGCATCAATGCCAATTGCAGCTAATAACATTCCTTTGCAATATCCTTTTAAAAAACAACCATCCAAGCAGATAAGGGGCCTACAACCATTGACGAATCCATCTTTACAAGCTTTAAGACATATATACACCCTTTCAAATAACCTCTTTCCATCCTGCATTCTGGTTTTCAATATTGATGTGCTCCCAGGATTTGTCTCTAACAGTTGCTTGCAATAATCTTCCTGTATGGCATATTGTTCCCTTATAGTTCCTTCTAACATCACTCTTGCACAATTCTTTGCTCTGTAGAAAGTTGACATTGTTGTTCTTGAAAACTGAGTACGTGTTGTTAGCTGCATGAAACCAGAGTAAGTTAAGTTTGGGTTTATTTTGAACTGTTCAAGATAATGCTTTGCAAGCCAATTGGAGGTTGCATGTTTGTTGTTGAAAACCAATCCACACGTGTGCCTATCCACCAATGTATTTACCCTGAATGAGCGCTTGTCTGACAGTTGGACTCTTGCATAAATGACCCAATTGCAGCCTGCACTCTTGCATTTTGCCCTTACCCGACTTTGGTCATTGGCCAGCCAAACATACTCCCTGTTAATCTTAATAAAATGCTCCTTCAATGCAGTTCTGAATTGGTCCACGGTAGCAAAAAGCATGCCTAATTTAAATCTGAAGTTATCCATGTTTGTTGCATGATTGAATTGGTTGTTGGATCTTTTTCTCCTCCTGGCATTACCATCCTCATCTGAACTAGACAAACTTTGTAGGTCTTCCTCACTAACATAAGCACCTTCATCATCATTTGGATCAGCTTGGCTACAACCGTCTGTAACTGAATGCCACCATGTTGCAGGATTAGCATTAGCAAACATCTCTTCAGCCTCACCCTCATCCTGCATGTACTCCTCCTCCTCCATAACAAATTCAGACTCTTCATTACCTTCACCTTCATTTTGCCCATTCTCATTAACAGCAGCTTCACCTTCATTTTGCCCATTCTCATTAACAGCAGCTTCATCATGCTGACTCTCTAGACCCCTTTCACCAACATCACTTTCACTCTGAATATTCTCACCAACATCAGCTTCATCATTTTGACTTGGGCCAAAATCATTATACTCATACTCATATTCGACCTCTTCTCCAACTTGGGCCTCTTCTGCAGCACAATTGAGTTTTGGATTGACAACCACATCGACAACTACATCTGCATCATCAGGCAAGTCTTCAATGACACAACTAGATTGTGTCCATTCCTCTGGCATATTGACAACAAAAAATGGGTCCTCATCTTCAGAGTTCACAGAGTCAATGTCTACAACTTCAGGACCATCCTCATATCTAATTTCATTGTGATCAAACCAAGGATCTTCATCATCTGATAATGGGTTGACCACTACATCTGCTGGGATAGTTGTATCATCAGGCAACTCTTCTATAGTGCACACCGTCTTCTTAGAAAGTTCTGGGATATAAGGAATTGCATCTTTCTCCTTACTCCATTCCAACTCCAAAGTTCTTTCTGGTTGGACCACAAAAATATCCACTTGTCTATACTTTCTCCTCATCATATCTTCAACCATTTCAATAACTTGTTTATCACCAATTACCATTTCAGCCAAATTCAAATGCTTCTCCTTAGGCTTCCACAAAAAACCCACAGGCAATTTATACCCTAAGCATTGCACCATCCAATCCAACTCATATCTACTGAAGTAATCAGTGTGATTCCAGTCAAAAAAAGAAACTTGACCTCCATGATACCTTTTGTTGCCAAATGGAGTGAAGAAATTTCCTCCATGGTGCATTGCCACAGTAAAATGGCCCCCACACAGATCTAGCATATcagataataaaaaaatacaaagaaagtTAGTGGGAAAATGGACAAACTCATGTGATATACGACAAAGCACATTatccaaacaaaacaaagaatatCCCACAAAAGTACATGCACAACACAGTCAGGGGCTTACCATATCCAGGGGGTTCTTCGTCCTCAGTCCGAAGTATGGGCATTTTGTTCCAGTTCCTCCTCCTGCTTCGTCGTCGTCCTCAATCCGAAACGGTAAAAAGCAGGGGGTTCTTCGTCCTCAGTCTTCGTCGTCCTCCTCAATTCGAAATGGTAAAAAGCAGGGGGTTCTTTGTCCTCAGTCTTCGTCGTCGTCCTCTGTGATCTTTGTAGTCTCAAGAAATTAGtttcagaaaaaactttgaaTGTGGGTTTGCCTTTTCTACATGAAATGTGGGTATAAAGAAATCATTCCCTGTTCAAGCCgttggaaattttttttttgatttgcAGTTAATATTTTAAAGCACATGTGTCTGGTTTTGTACACGCAATTGGCCACGTAAGCGTTTTTAACGCTGTTAGGGGTAAAGTAGTGACGGAGACACAGTTCATGTGGGTTTGAGTATATTCACCGCGAAAAATAAAGATTGGGTGTATAAGTGGAACAACATGTAAACATTGGGTATTTTCGCCGGTAATAACCCATCTTTATATATAGTTtattttgttgcacttaaattaTTATGTAAATTTTTTGGCGGCAAAAATCTATGTTGTTACGCATTTGGTGCGGACGTTAGTCCCTCAATCATTAAGTATGTCAAGCGCTACACGTGGCAGCactcgattagtggcaaaatTTTCTTTTGAGAAATTTATAGTATAAATATCTATGTATCTCATTTTGTTACACTTTAGTGCTTATGTAACAATTTATTCACctcaaacaattatttaaatataattaacaACTTATTGAAATGTTAATTAAAACAATAAACAATTGTTCTAAACAAAACTAAGAATTTAATAAC from Humulus lupulus chromosome 5, drHumLupu1.1, whole genome shotgun sequence encodes the following:
- the LOC133834497 gene encoding pentatricopeptide repeat-containing protein At3g49240, mitochondrial, with the protein product MALSKSTFLTHLKTLAKPHHHHRLSPQPSFLSIRFLSFATPEEASAERRRRKRRLRIEPPLSSLRRSQQQQQQQQSQPQKSQNPNAPKLPEHVSALTGNRLNLHNRILTLIRQNDLEEAALYTRHSIYSNCRPTIFTVNSVLNALLRQSKYADLLSLHRFITQAGVAPNIITHNLIFQTYLDCRKPDTAMEHYKQLINDAPFNPSPTTYRILVKGLVDNNRLERALELKMEMDVKGFEPDPIVYNHLMVGCVRNSDVDGVFKLYEELKEKLGGVLEDGIVYGSLMKGYFMRGMEKEAMECYEEAIGANSKVKMNAAAYNSVLDSLSKNGKFDEALKLFDRMIEEHNPPMRLAVNLGSFNVMAEGYCLQGRYKDAIEVFRKMGDYRCSPDTLSFNVLIEQLCNNGMLTEAEELYGEMGDKGVNPDEFTFVMLMDTCLKENRPDDAAEYFRKMVDSKLRPNLAVYNKLVGGLVMVGKVDEAKSFFDLMVNKLKMDIPSYEFIMKALSESGKLDEVLNVVDTMLDDDGVEFSEELQEFVKGELRKEGREDDLAKLMEEKERQKAEAKAKEAEAAEAAKRSARIAVSSLLPSKLFGNKESELESSEANGNTAEASVVNGETQADHEESTKEASSSDSTSDSTSDSGEER
- the LOC133780277 gene encoding uncharacterized protein LOC133780277 isoform X1, coding for MDIIEKNKNVAKHCFPMLAGGGKFQVNLLQSINAQSFVVNLETKTCTCRLFQLSGIPCGHALAAIWFSNLDPVGFIDDYYKRQAYEETYATPIEPMPSPDKWPDTGLNPIHPPTETILPGRPKKSRNKEADEPPPTTATKARRVGQVNHCSNCKQTGHSRVTCKNATMEPARQKKRGRPPSQNPTTETIKRKERAKRQKQRNGGSTSQTN
- the LOC133780277 gene encoding uncharacterized protein LOC133780277 isoform X2; its protein translation is MDIIEKNKNVAKHCFPMLAGGGKFQVNLLQSINAQSFVVNLETKTCTCRLFQLSGIPCGHALAAIWFSNLDPVGFIDDYYKRQAYEETYATPIEPMPSPDKWPDTGLNPIHPPTETILPGRPKKSRNKEADEPPPTTATKARRVGQVNHCSNCKQTGHSRVTCKNATMEVILVHACKAKKERKTTISESYY